attaaGCAATCTGCCTTTTGATGTCTTTGAGTTAGTGTCTAAGAATGATGAGATCTGAGTTATTGCTTGGTGAGATagagatcaaccaatcaatcaatcaatcaaccaatcaatcaatcaatcaatcaatcaatcaatcaatcaatcaatcaatcaatcaatcaatctttatttctatagcaccaaatcccaacaagtgttctcctcagactctttccaaacagagcaggtctagaccgtactctatgttctcttattaacaaagacccaacatcaagacaggataagatccagtcccatcttacagacaggactcagtctgatctcatcttaatccaccatgagcagagcactttgcagcatttagcaagttacagtggcaaggacaaacttcctttaacaggcagaaacctccagcaggaccagactcatgttagacacacatctgctgagaccgtgttggagagagggatagagggagatgaagagagagagagatgatagtggggagacagatagtagtagttgtagcagctggagtctggcacgtccacagcagcagagatccagaggaacctacgagacaagggagctcagggactccagaaaggtctacggTTAGGAACtctaatgggacaggaagagttaaagtaagtgtgaTGAGTGAAGTCTGTCAAACCGTGGTATGAGATGGTGTCTGGAAAATTTCACCTATTGTGAGCATGCAGATGGAGAAGATAATGGAGCCTAGGATAGAGCCTTGTGGCACCCCTCAGGCTAGATTGACTAGAGAAGaactttaatttcctttttacAGAAAAAGTTATGAAAGGAAGTGAAGCAGCTCTGGGCTGCACCTCTAACACCACCCCAATGCTAGAGAGTCAACATTCACGGCAGAGGAACCTGACACCTTGAAAACATTCATCCAGCATGTTGTTTTGACATCAAGACACCAGTTTGTGCAGAATAACCTCTTGTTGTACTTTGGACAGGAAGGACACATGGTGATTACTGGAGcattattttaaactgttgttttctgctctttatCAGAAGCCGCAGAGGAGCTCGAGGAGCCGTGGAGAACTGTCACCTGGGAATCTGAGTAAGATGGAAAGATTCTGCATTAATGCTGTTTTATGAGTGACAAAGCACTTGAGCTTCTCTCTTCTCTACAGGAAGAGGACCGAGCTGATGGAGAAAATAAGGACCTACAAACCGTTAATCAGCTCTGTGCCCAAGGCTCGGGTCCTGCTCATTGGGTCAATTGGAGCTGGAAAGTCCAGCTTCTTCAACTCTATCAACTCTGTTTTCAGAGGCCATGTCACCGGACAGGCTATGGCTGGATGCTCTTCGACCAGCCTCACCACACAGGTGATTGTCTGTatgatgatgatttatttttggTAATATGTGCACCGTCTGCTTTTTGTAATGTGCTCTTTTATCCCACAACAGTTTCGCACCTACACTTTGAAAGACGGGCGTGAGGGAAAACCACTACCAATCATCTTGTGTGATACTATGGGGTTAGAGGAAAGCACAGGGGCGGGGCTTAACTTGGATGACATCAACAGTATTGTTAAAGGCCATCTGCCAGATCGCTATCAGGTACAGCTTCCATCACAGTTTGTAGGATATTGAAGGTACGAGCCATTGATTGACCTGTTTTTCTCCCATTCTCTGTGTCTCAGTTCAACCCCTCTGCCCCTCTCAATGTGGAGGCCCACGGATATCAGGAGCATCCTGGGTTCAAGGACAAGATCCACTGTGTGGCCTACGTCATTGATGCCTGCAAGGTCTCCATCATGCCTTCAAAGCTGGAGGAGAAGCTGGATTCTATTCGCAAGAAGGTCAACTTGATGGGTCGGTAAAATTTGGTCTACTTAGTATAATGAAGACAGTATGTGCACACTCAATGGAGAGTAAACTCCATGGTTCTGCTTTATTTCATGAAAGACTCTGAAAGACACCAGATACTAAAGAATCTGCATCATTACAGGAGTGTTCTTTCTGCTCTGGTGTTTCCAGGAATTCCTCAGCTGGTCCTGCTCACTAAAGTGGATGAAGCCTGCTCTTTGGTAGCAGAGGACGTGACAAATGTTTACAGGAGTTACTACATCAAGGAAATGGTGAGGTCCAGGATATTATACAGTAGAAAAGAAGTGTTCTGTAAAGGATattaaatgtcatatttttctgttaaaactagggctgtcaaagttcatgtgttaatgtgttaacttaaattcctTTTGACGCAACTCATTATTGACGATCTTTAATATACAGTCTTGCAGCCTGCTGCAAGTCAGTCTGGAGATCATATAACTGCAGTACCAAAAAGCACCACAAGGCGGAGCCTCCTGTCTGTGTTGGTTATGTGAGACTCCATGTTCTGATGCTCTGACCATTGACTGTGGCTCAGACTAATGTCATGTCCACACCAGATGCAAACGATCGCAATACTcgcaagaatgttttgtgtttactcgtgCATCAAAACCGCGTGTACACACGTGCCCAAGATGCAAATTttagagagaaggagggggagTTCCCACGACACAGCAGTCTGTTGTTATTAAACAAGGTTGAGGTCACGGACATTGAAtagggaagccggttatgctaaagggagcagagcactttgcagcatttagcaagttacagtggcaaggacaaacttcctttaacaggcagaaacctccagcaggaccagactcatgttagacacacatctgctgagaccgtgttggagagagggatagagggagatgaagagagagtgatgaaaggtctatggttagtaactttaatggaacaggaagagttaaagtaagtgacaggcagagagaggagagagagggaaagacaggatcccagtgtgtcagtctaagcctatagcagcataactaagaactggtccaagcctgatccagctctaactataagctttatcaaaaaggaaagttttaaacctgctcttaaaagtagagagggtgtctgcctcccgcactctgactggtggatgattccaaagaaggaatagattgtctttttttaaactgttacaGCTTTTCGTAGCCTGTCAtgtgagtgtttctgttttcagatgCAGGAGGCCAGTGCTCGGCTTGGTGTGCCGTTGTCCTGCGTTATTCCAGTGAAGAACTACAGCGAGGATTTGGAGGTGAACCTGAACTGCGACATCCTGCTGCTCAGCGCTGTCGAACAGATGCTTCGCTTCACTGACAACTACTTTGATGACATCAGCGATCGATGCAACGTTAAACAATAGAACCAAAGAGAAGAAGTGTTTGTGCAGCAGACATACCATCATGGGTAACAGTGGTGAAATGTGGTGGAAAGAGAAGCCTTTTCCTCAGGGTGGGACACTTGGGTGCTGTTAGGTTACATGCATATTAAACACAGATAATCTACTGTCACTGCTAGCTATCTGATCTGCAATGTTAAAGTAATGTAATGTTAAAAGTATGTGGGGATAATAATTTGTACCATTACAAAAAATGTTGGAATGAGGAGCTTTCACTTTTCTTTGTGCTGGATTAGATTTTTACATCATGCTTTGTCTTTTGAAGTTTGTGTTTAGTTAAAGTTGTTAAATtagtttgttttgctgtttttccaGCAAGAGTTTTTGAACTGTATATACACCATAGAAAGAAACGGGTAGAATCAAATTTGACAGTTAACACcaaacactttgttttctttaggCTTTGTAAAAAGTCCTCCTCTCGAGATATTTCAAGTGTTTCTAATTTTCCCTTGTTTACAAAATGTGTTATTGATGTTTGGACTGTGCCTTTTTGTTCATTGCTGTGTTCATTCTGCTTGTACTTGATTTTTTTGTAAGCGTTATAACTCGCTAACCATTTGTAAGGACCGTTGATGCTGAAAACTCTGATTAGaaagctaaaaaaataaaataaaaaggggtCTGACTTAAAGAATAGCCTCCTTGTTTTGAGGCAatctggaggagatgaaaggcAGCCACAGAGCTAGACAAATACAATAAGTGTTGTCTCTTAAACATCCTGTGATATACAGACATGATGGATATCACATTTTCATATCACCATATactatgtaagggataatgtattgttggcaggttgttatgggaaaaagaatcccgagGGTGAGacgaggggtcttgtctcaccctgaaggtaactCTACTTATAAGTAGTTAAACGCAACTTGGAGCTAAATAATATCTGATCTtagtttaaaatataatatcTCACTTCAACCTTAACAGTCGTTAattgggatctttttcttaatttattctattttgaagttatgtacagcactttgtgttacaaaagCGGACCTCATTCAAAATGTACAAGTTTCTTATTTCCTCCTTTCCATTTCAGAGTTTGCTTtatgacttcctgtttgctgtTTAGGTGAAAAACCTCAAAATAcaggaaaacagacaaaagaaacACACCTTCATCAAATCATATGAAAATGCAACATGAGCAGAGAGCTAGAACAATACAAAACCCATGACACATCCAACTCAATTTAAATGAAACGACTGCTTATTATTGCTTTTATCACTATAAATTAATAAACCAATTTAACCCTTAGAAATCTATCAAAATAAAAcgttatttaaatgtttaattttttatcaTATTCAACGAAATAGTTaaagtattgattaattgattatttattatttctattttaatcttatttatatttatttaatacaaaGTTTAAATAACAACCAgtcaacataaaaacacatcatcagCTGACGCGCAGAACACAGACCCAGCGCGTGCCCGAGCCGGCACCCTGCACAGCTGACCTCGTGTTGTTTATTTAccaacttatttatttacattttatctaACTTATTCATGATTTAGTTTATTCATCTATTCACTAACTTAAAGCTGATGTGAGGaaattttgttttgtatcgattctggcgcccccttgtggacaaagtgatacctcttatctcttgtcctatacatgcaaaagtagtgttttcaagaaaaatctcaccctgttgtcttttaacagtcaacattatcaggcaatgtgattattttccatgaaaacagtcgaataaaggctgtttctgaagcgaggtgtccatcatctggtctgacacctaccccctcacgacggtttcaggcattaaaaatgacaacagagaaggtgtcagtgttgctgctgatggtcttgtttactattgaaggtcataaagaggcatcagtatcattttaagtctgtttctcagccagttcaaaactcctcacagggcctttaaccatctatgtatttgtttatttatcccCTCTGCATAACAGCAAACGTTCttcattcttattatttttaaatgcattattttttttctgccattatttcttttatttttacagttaaagctgctgtgaggattttttgttttgtatcgattctggcgccccccttgtggacaaagtgatacctcttatctcttgtcctatacatgcaaaagtagtgttttcaagaaaaatctcatcctgttgtcttttaacagtcaacgttatcaggcaatgtgattattttccatgaaaacagtcaaataaaggctgtttctgaagcaagatgtccatcatctggtctggcacctaccccctcagggtggtttcagacatttaaaattataacagagaaggtgccagtgttgctgctgatggacttgtttgctattggaggttataaagaggcatcagtatcattttaagtctgtttctcagccatttcaaaactcctcacagggcctttaaagtacttttaaagtattttctgtACAATAAAGACTGTGAGTGATTTCTTTATCAGGGATTACTTCTTGTAATCTGCTGTTGGACAGAAACTTGAACacatgaaataaacagaaaaacttGATTTATTAATGCAGGTCATACGGTTATTGTACAGCAAACAGTGTGAGGAGCAGTCCCTCCATGTGTAACAGGACTCTGGGATTACAGCAAATTACACATCACGTATCACACCTGTAATCTGACTCCCCGCCGGCTTTTGCATCATTGAAATGAACTGCAGATTAGAGTGGATTACAAATTGGCATccgtccttttttttctcttttctttcctcaacAATAATCATcggttaaaaaataatgatgctCTGTGATCAGAataacattcaaacaaacacacacgtctTGAAATAGTGTTTAAAATATCAACGTTGCTTTAGTGCGCAGAAAAGACGGGACGTTTCTCCAACTTCGCCACACTTTACGTGACGCCTGTGACCAACAATAACAACGATGATGATGCACAAGGAATGTCCTGGAAACGCAAAACACACCTGGAATACAATGATATTCACCTTCCCTgacca
The genomic region above belongs to Notolabrus celidotus isolate fNotCel1 chromosome 2, fNotCel1.pri, whole genome shotgun sequence and contains:
- the LOC117808360 gene encoding interferon-induced protein 44-like → MNPSLTRSQQRTICSQLGRVKLQLLYKASIHGFTAAAFHQRCDTRSPTVSVGYNDSGFVFGGYTKQPFSQSGFYVQDDQAFLFTLSKEKLIKYPVTGPANAVRMIAASGPYFGEALVLVHGSKPVVHSNPGNYYNFNAAEMHGNDLNLTECEVYQVEEAAEELEEPWRTVTWESEKRTELMEKIRTYKPLISSVPKARVLLIGSIGAGKSSFFNSINSVFRGHVTGQAMAGCSSTSLTTQFRTYTLKDGREGKPLPIILCDTMGLEESTGAGLNLDDINSIVKGHLPDRYQFNPSAPLNVEAHGYQEHPGFKDKIHCVAYVIDACKVSIMPSKLEEKLDSIRKKVNLMGIPQLVLLTKVDEACSLVAEDVTNVYRSYYIKEMMQEASARLGVPLSCVIPVKNYSEDLEVNLNCDILLLSAVEQMLRFTDNYFDDISDRCNVKQ